From the genome of Pseudomonas migulae:
GTGGATTTTCCCGCGTATCGGCGACGGCAAACGACGTGCCCCGGTTCGCCAGGAAGCGAACCAGGGACATGCCGCTCTTGCCGAGGCCGACAACGATGCGGAAGTGGTCAGAAGCGATCAGAGACACTCGTTCTACCTCAGCTTCAGGGTGGCAAGGCCGACCAGTACGAGAATCACGGTGATGATCCAGAAACGGACGATCACGCGTGGCTCGGGCCAGCCCTTGAGTTCAAAGTGGTGGTGAATCGGCGCCATGCGGAACACGCGGCGACCGGTCAGCTTGAAAGATGCAACCTGGATAACGACCGACAGGGTTTCCATCACGAACACCCCGCCCATGATGAACAGGACGATTTCCTGACGGACGATCACCGCGATGGTGCCCAGGGCTGCGCCCAGCGCCAGCGCGCCAACGTCGCCCATGAAAACCTGTGCCGGATAGGTGTTGAACCAGAGAAAACCGAGACCCGCACCGATCAGCGCGCCGCAGAACACGATCAGTTCGCCTGCGCCCGGGACATACGGAATCAGCAGGTATTCAGCGAATTTCACGTTACCCGACAGGTAGCAGAAAATCCCCAGGCCACCACCGACCATCACGGTCGGCATGATCGCCAGGCCGTCGAGGCCGTCGGTCAGGTTGACCGCGTTGCTCGAGCCGACGATCACGAAATAGGTCAGGACGATGAAGCCGGCACCCAGCGGAATGCTGTAGTCCTTGAGCATCGGCAGGATCAGGGTGGTTTCCACCGGTGTCGCCGCGGTCATATAAAGGAAGATCGCCGCGCCGAGGCCGAACACCGACTGCCAGAAATACTTCCAGCGGCTCGGCAGGCCTTTGGAGTTCTTCTCGATCACCTTGCGATAGTCATCGACCCAGCCGATGGCACCGAACAGCAACGTGACCAGCAACACGGTCCACACATAGCGGTTGCTCAGGTCAGCCCAAAGCAAAGTACTCACGCCGATGGACGATAGGATCAGTGCGCCACCCATGGTCGGCGTGCCGGATTTGGACAGGTGCGATTGTGGACCGTCGTTACGAACGGACTGGCCGATCTGACGGTTCTGCAACGTGCGGATCATCCACGGGCCATAGCACAGCGACAGGACCAGCGCGGTCAGCACACCGAGGATCCCGCGCAGGGTCAGGTACTGGAAGACCGCGAAGCCTTTGTAGAACTGTTGCAGGTACTCCGCTAACAGCAGCAGCATCAATGTTTCTCCAGGCTGGTCCCGCACAAAGCGGCGACGATGTTTTCCATCGCAGCGCTGCGCGAGCCCTTGATCAAAATGGTGGTGTTTGTGTCTTGCTCGGCGCCGAGGGCCTTGATCAATTCAGCCTGAGTGGTGAAGTGATAAGCCTGCTCGCCAAAAGCGTTTACGGCGTGAACCATATTTGGCCCGACGGCATAAAGCGCGGAAACCTTGCCACGGGCATACTCGCCCACGTCGCGGTGGCCCTGCTCCGCCCAATCGCCCAACTCGCCGATATCCCCGAGCACCAGAACGGTGCGACCGGAAAAGCCGGCGAGTATATCAACGGCCGCGCACATGGAGGTGGGGTTCGCGTTGTAGGTGTCATCGATCACGCGCATGCCGTTGGTGGCCAGTTGCGCAACGGTGCGCCCCTTGACCGGCTGCACTGCACCGAGGCCGGTGGCGATGCCGAACAGCGACACGCCCAGGGCATGCGCGGCAGCAGCGGCGGCCATGGCATTGGCAACGTTATGGGTGCCGAGCAGGTTCAGTTGAACGCGCTCCACACCGTCAGGAGTGTGCAGGTTGAAGGCCGGGCAACCGCGAGCGTCGCGGTCCAGATCGCTGGCGTAGAAGTCGGCGCTGACGTTGCTCAGGGCGAAGGTCAGGACTTTGCGACCGGCAGCGCGGGTCTTCCAGATGTCGAACGCCTTGTCGTCAAGATTGAGCACAGCGACGCCATCGGCCGCCAGCCCTTCAATGATCTCGCCTTTGGCTTCTACGATTTTTTCCGGCCCGCCGAACTCGCCGACGTGGGCGGTCCCGGCATTGTTGAGCACGGCCACGTGGGGCTTGGTCATGCCGACGGTGTAGGCGATTTCGCCAAGGCGCGAAGCACCCAGTTCGATCACGGCCGCGGTGTGTTCCGGCGCGAGTTCGAGCAAGGTCAGCGGTACGCCGAGGTCATTGTTCAGGTTGCCGCGGGTCGCCAGCACCGGACCGCGCGTGCGCAGGATGCTCGCGAGCATTTCCTTGACCGTGGTCTTGCCGCTGGAACCGGTGATGGCCGCCACCGGATGGGTAAACGCCGCACGATTCATCGCGCCCAGTTGACCCAGTGCCTGACGGGTGTCCTTGACCTGCAATTGCGGCAGCGTGCTGTCGGCGACTTCGCGCTCGACCAGGGCACCGACGGCGCCTTTGCTGGCCACGTCGTTCAGATAGTCATGGCCGTCGAAGCGCGGACCGGTCAGGGCAATGAACAGCTGGCCCGGTTTGATCGCACGGCTGTCGATGCTGACACCGTCGAACGTGGCATCGGACGCGCTCAACTGGCCATTCAATGCACCGGTCAGTTCGCTCAGTTTCAGGTGCTTAAGCATGGGCCACCTCCCACGCGGTCAACGCGTGATCCGCTTCGACCAGATCGGAGAAGTCATGGCGCTGGCCGTTGATTTCCTGATAGTCCTCGTGACCTTTACCGGCCAGGACAATCACGTCATCCGCCGAAGCGCTGGCGATCAACTGGGCAATCGCCTGACCACGACCGGCGACGAAAGTAACTTTGTCCACATCGGTGAAACCGGCGCGGATGTCATCGAAAATCACGGCAGGATCTTCGGTGCGCGGATTGTCATCGGTCACCAGCACGCCATCGGCCAGACGTTCGACCACTTCGGCCATCAGCGGACGCTTGCCGCGATCGCGATCTCCGCCGCACCCGAACAGGCACAACAAGCGACCCTTGGCGTGAGGACGCAGGGCCATCAATACTTTTTCCAGCGCATCCGGGGTGTGAGCGTAATCGACCACCACCAACGGCTGGGTGCCACCACCCAGGCGCTGCATGCGTCCGGCCGGGCCTTCGAGTTTTGGCAGGACCTTGAGGATTTCGTCCAGCGCATAGTCCAGACCGAGCAAGGCGCCGACCGCAGCCAGCACGTTGCTCAGGTTGAAGCGACCGAGCAAGGTGCTGCGCAGATGGTGTTCGCCCTGCGGCGTCACCAACGTCGCGCGCACGCCTTCGTCGTCGAATTGCGCTTCACGGCAATACAGGTAAGCGCTGCTGTCCAGCAGGCTGTACGTGATCAAGCGCGATTCGCGTTTTTCGGCGGCCAGTTGCCGGCCGAAATCGTCATCGAGGTTAACCACCCGGCATTTCAGATCGTTCCAGGCAAACAGCTTGGCCTTGGCTTCGCCGTAGGCCTCCATGGTGCCGTGGTAATCCAGATGATCGCGGGACAGGTTGGTCATCACCGCCACATCGAAGGCCAGCGCGGTGACACGTCCCTGATCCAGACCGTGGGACGACACTTCCATGGCCACGGCTTTGGCGCCGGCCTTTTTCAGGTCAGCCAGGGTCGCTTGCACCGCGATCGGGTTCGGCGTGGTGTGCAGGCCGCTTTCCAGCGCGCCATAGAAACCCGAGCCCAGAGTGCCGACGATGCCGCAATGTTGGCCGAGCAAATCCAGCGCTTGCGCAACCAGTTGGGTCACACTGGTTTTGCCGTTGGTGCCGGTCACGCCGACCAGATTCAGGTGGCGACTCGGATCACCGTAAAAACGCCCGGCGATGTCTGACAGCTGTGCCGCCAGGCCTTTCACCGGAATCATCGGCACATCGGTGATCGGCAATACGGTCGAACCTTCGACTTCATAAGCCACGGCTGCGGCGCCGCGCTGCAAGGCGTCGGTAATGTGCGCACGACCGTCGAACTTGCCGCCAGGGACGGCGAGAAACAGGTCACCTGCCCGCACATTGCGGCTGTCCAGCGCCAATTCACGGATCAACAGATCACGGCCGGCGTGGGCGAATATCTTGTTCAGGCTCAGAGACATCAGCCGCGCCCTCCATTGGCTTTCAGCGGAACGACCGGTGTTGCGTTGGCCTGTTGAACCGGCGGCAGGTTGTCCGGCGTGATGTTCATCAGGCGCAAGGTCCCGGACATCACTTTGCTGAACACCGGCGCCGATACCAGGCCACCGAAGTAACCGGCTTTGGTCGGTTCGTCGATCACCACCACGATGGCGTAACGCGGATCGCTCATCGGGCCGAAGCCGGCGAACAGCGAACGGTAGGAATTCTCGGCGTAGCCTTTGGTGCCGACCGACGTTTTACGTGCGGTACCGGACTTGCCGCCGACGTGATACGCCGGCACCTGCGCACGGAATACACCGCGCGGGGCTTCGATGACTTGCTGCAGCATGGTCTGCATGGTTTTCGCGACCGCTTCGGGCAGCACTTGCGTGGTTTGCGGCGCCTTGTCGGTCTTGATCAGGGTCAGCGGTGCGAGGCGACCGTTGTTGGCCAGCGCCGAGAAGGCGTGGACCAACTGGATCGCGGTCACGGAAATACCGTAGCCGTAGGACAGCGTTGCGGTTTCAGCCTTGCGCCATTCGCGGTAGTTCGGCAGGTTGCCCACGCGTTCGCCCGGGAAGCCGAGGCCGGTGTCCTGGCCGAGGCCGACTTTCTGTGCCAGACGGAAAATGGTTTCGCCGCCGATATCGAACGCAACCTTGCTCATGCCGACGTTACTGGAGTTGATCAGGATGCCGGTCAGGTCGAGCACCGGGCCTTCACTCTTGGAGACGTCCTTGATGGTGTACTTGCCAATCTGCAAGGTGCCCGGGTAGACCTCGACGGTATCGGTCGGTTTCCAGCGGCCGGTTTCGATAGCGGCGCTCATGGAAATCGCTTTCATGGTCGAACCCGGCTCGAACACGTCGATCATCGCGCGGTTGCGCATCATCGCCGGTTGCAAGTTGCGACGGTTGTTCGGGTTATAGGTCGGCTGGTTGACCATGGCGAGGATCTCGCCGGTCTTCACGTCCATGATCACCAGGCTGCCAGCCTTGGCACCGTTCTCGATGATCGCGTTGCGCAGCTCGCGGTTGGCCAGGTATTGCAGACGCAGGTCAATGGACAACGCCAAGGGCTTGCCGGCCTTGGCGTTTTTGGTCACCTGAACATCTTTGATAAGTCGTCCGCGCCGGTCCTTGATGACCTGTCGCTTGCCGGCGACCCCGGCCAGCCATTCGTCATACGCCAGTTCGACACCTTCACGGCCATGGTCATCGATGTCGGTAAAGCCGACCATATGAGCAGTCACTTCACCGGCCGGGTAGAAACGCCGGAATTCTTCGATGCCATAAACGCCCGGCACTTTCAGATCGAGCACGGACTGGCCTTGCTCAGGCGTCAGCCCGCGCACCAGATAAATGAATTCTTTGTTGGCCTGGGCCTCGAGACGTTCGGCCAGAGCTTTCGGATCCTGACCCAGCGCGGCCGCCAGTGCGGGCCACTTCTCTTTGGCCAGCTGCATTTCCTTGGCGTTGGCCCACAGGGTGGTAACCGGCGTACTGACCGCCAAAGGCTCGCCGTTACGGTCGGTAATCAGACCGCGGTGAGCCGGAATCGGGATGTGACGAACGCTGCGCGCATCGCCCTGACCTTTCAGGAAGGCACGGTCGACCACTTGCAGGTCAATGATGCGCCAGCAAATCGCTGCGACCATGACGCCAAGCAGACCCACCACCAGGCGAAACCGCCATGGGAACATTGCGCCTTCGAGTTTCATCATGGCGCCACCATCTGCACGTCAGCCGCGCCGGGGATGTGCATCTTCAGTTGCTCGGTGGCCAGGACTTCGATACGGCTGTGGGCGGTCCAGGTGCTCTGCTCGAGAATCAACCGGCCCCATTCCGCCTGCGCCTTGTCGCGCACGCTCAACTCGTTGTACAGCGAGTTCAACAGCTGACGGTTCCAGTGGGCGCTGTACGACACGCCGATGGCCGACACAAGCACGCCCACAAACAGCAGCAGCATGAAAAAGCTTCCGCCGGGCAGTGGCTTGGCGAAAAGCTTGCTCACCGCAGCTTCTCCGCGACGCGCATGACGGCGCTACGGGAACGTGGGTTGGCTTTGAGTTCGGCCTCGGAGGCGGACTGCGCTTTGCCATGGACTTTGATTTTCGGTTCGAAAGCGACGTGACGAACCGGCAGGTTGCGCGGCAGGTTGTCGGCTTCGCCTTTCACCAGTTTGCGCATGAACAGTTTGACGATGCGGTCTTCCAGCGAATGGAAGCTGATCACGACCAGGCGGCCGCCGATTTCCAGGCATTCCAGCGCGGCTTCAAGGCCGGCTTCCAGATCGCCCAGTTCGTTGTTGACGTGAATACGCAGGCCCTGGAACGCGCGGGTTGCCGGGTTCTTGCCCTTTTCCCACGCCGGGTTGGCGACTTTCAGGACTTCAGCCAAATCGCCGGTGCGCTCAAACGGTTTGATATCGCGACGCTCGGCCACGGCACGGGCCATACGCCCGGAGAAACGTTCTTCGCCGTATTCCTTGAACACCCGGGCGATTTCTTCCACCGGCGCGGTGTTGACGAATTCGGCCGCGCTGATCCCGCGGGACGGGTCCATGCGCATGTCCAGCGGACCATCGTTGAGGAAACTGAAGCCGCGCTCAGGGTCGTCGAGCTGTGGCGAGGAAACGCCCAGGTCGAGCAAAACGCCGCTGACCTTGCCGGCCAGACCGCGCTCCGCCACTTCCGAGCCGAGCTCGGCAAAGCTGCGCTGCACAACGACAAAGCGGCCGTCTTCGGCCGCTAGCGTCTGCCCGGTGGCAATCGCTTGAGGATCCTTGTCGAATCCGAGCAACCGACCTTCGGGACCGAGCTGGCTGAGGATCAGCCGGCTGTGCCCGCCGCGCCCGAACGTGCCGTCCAGATAGCAGCCATCAGGACGTACGGCGAGAGCCTCGACGGCTTCGTCAAGCAGTACGGTGATGTGGTTAAAGCCGCTATCAATAGTCACAGGATCAAATCACGCAGTTCATCAGGCATGGCGCCCGGTTGTTGAATAGCAGCCAGGTCAGCGGCAGAAACCGCATCCCAGGCATCCTCGTCCCACAATTGGAACTTGTTCAGTTGGCCTACCAGCATCGCGCGCTTGTCCAGTCGGGCATATTCACGAAGACGCGGTGGAACCAGAAAACGACCACTGCCATCGAGCTCGAGGTCGACGGCATTACCAATCAGTAAACGTTGCAGGCGACGGTTCTCTTCGCGAAGCGAAGGGAGTGCGCGCAGTTTGGTTTCAATAATTTCCCACTCATCGAGGGGGTAAACACACAAACACGGATCAACGGCATCAATTGTGACGATCAACTGCCCGGAACTACGCGAAACGAGCTCGTCACGGTACCGGCTCGGCATAGCGAGACGGCCCTTTGCGTCGAGACTGATAGCGTTAGCTCCGCGAAACACGACAGCGTTTCTCCAAATATTAGCGTTTTGCGTTCAAAAAACCCACTTCATGCCACTTTCCGCCACTTGCGCACACTATAGGAATGCGGCCACCGCACCGTCAAGGCGCGGATTAAAGGAAAACCCTTACAGAACTGAGATTTAGGAGCGTATTAGGAGGGGTAACGAGAATCTGGCGGATGAATCTGCCCAATAACTTGAATCAGCACGGAAGGCTGCGCTCAGAAGTTAAAGTAGTTTGTTAAGAGTAAGATTTTTTCGGTATTACAAAAGAGGATATGCGATGGATTGTGCAAGGAGGGAAACTGCCATTACGAGCGCCCTGCTCAATCATTCGAACAGGGAGGGAAAAAGGTGGAGAGTCGATCTGTAAGCCGGGTTCTGTCTTGAACAGTCATTCGTCTACGATGGCCATCACTGGACATCTTTAGCAACCTACCCGGTCCCAGCGCGGGCCACGCCTTGGGACCCTATTTGGTCTTGCTCCAAGTGGGGTTTACCTAGCCACGAACTGTTGCCAGACGTGCGGTGCGCTCTTACCGCACCTTTTCACCCTTACCGGCGCCGAAGCGCTTAGGCGGTTATTTTCTGTGGCACTTTCCGTAGGCTCACGCCTCCCAGGCATTACCTGGCACTTCGCCCTATGGAGCCCGGACTTTCCTCCCCCCCCTAATTTTCATAGAGGGCAGCGACTGTCCGATCGACTCTCCGCCGCGAAGGTTAACGGCAGAGCGGCCGAAGAACAAGCGCTAAACGCCTGCAGACACTCCAGCACGTCGGGTTTTACTCGCCCTTCTGTTTATCCAGCGCGACTTGATACAGGACATTCTTGCGCTCGCCGGTGATTTGCGCCGCCAAGGCTGCGGCACGCTTGAGCGGCATCTCTTCGAGCAACAGATTGAGAATGCGCATGGCTTCACTGCTGACAGCGTCCTCGGTTTCCGGGGCCGACCAACCTGCGACCAACACCACGCACTCACCGCGCTGCTGATTGCTGTCCGACTCGACGAACTCGCGCAGCTCGGCCAATGGCAGGCCCTTCAGGGTTTCGAAGGTTTTGGTCAGTTCCCGCGCCAGCAACGCCGGACGCTCCGGACCAAAAACCAGCTCCATGTCTTGCAGGCATTCAAGGATGCGGTGCGGGGCTTCGTAGAAAATCAGCGTGCGCGGCTCTTCTTTAACCAGCTCAAGGCGAGCACGACGACCGACAGCCTTGGCCGGCAGGAAGCCTTCGAAGATAAAACGATCCGACGGCAGACCCGCCGCCGACAACGCCGCGATCAGTGCACAGGCACCCGGAACCGGCACCACGTTGATTCCCGCCGCGCGCGCCTGACGCACCAGGTGATAACCCGGATCGGAAATCAGCGGTGTCCCGGCATCGGAGATCAGCGCCACATCGTCGCCGGCGAGCAAGCGGGTAATAAAGCGGCTACCTTCATCCCGCTCGTTATGTTCATGGCAGGCTGCCAGCGGCGTAGGAATGCCAAAGTGCTGCATCAACCGCTGGGAGTGACGTGTATCTTCGGCGGCGATCAATGCCACGTCGCGCAGGATCTTCAGCGCGCGCGCACTGATGTCGTCCAGGTTGCCGATGGGCGTCGCCACCACATAAAGCGAGCCAGCAGCGGAATTCAAAGCACCTGGAGCAGTCAAAGCGCACACCTCATGATCGGTAAAAGCCGCCATTGTAGCGCGTAGCGATGCTTTCGATACGCGCAAGCAAGCCCGGTTTTTTCAGCCTTTTGTGCAGTGCTGCAACATTTGCACGAGCTAAATTGATCGATTCACGCCAGTAACATCGCGCCCCGGCCAGTGCTTGGGTACAATTCCACGCTAATTTGATCGAGTATCAGGAACACTACATGATCGCTTGCCTGCGGCTGTTCACTGCCCTCTGCCTCGCTGCCTTGCTGGCGGCTTGCGCCAGCTCGCCCTCTTCCAGCCTTGGCGAACTTCCACGGACCCCGGATGCCAGTATCGAGCAACTGCTCGATCAGGCCGCCAAAAGCAAAACGCCGGAGCAAGCAGCACTGCTTCGTCTGAGTGCGGCAGACCTCGCTTATCGCCAGGGCAATGCCGGCCAGTCCGCGCAAATCCTGCAACAAGTGCCGGTCGAACAACTCAAGCCTGGCCAACAGGTGTTCGCCAGCACCCTGGCAGCTGAACTGGCTATGGTGCGCAATCAGCCAAAAGCTGCGTTGACTGCCTTGAGCCACCCGAGCCTGCAACGCCTGGGCGAATTGCCTGTCGAGCAACAGGTTCGCACCGGCACCGTGCACGCCCGCGCCCTTGAAGCCGATGGCCAGACCCTCGCCGCGGCACGGGAGCGCATTTTCATCGCGCCGATGCTGAGCGGTGAAGCGGCAAGCAAAAACCACGAAGCGATCTGGACCCTGATCGCCTCGCTGCCAACCGATCAGCTGCAACCGACCACCAACGACGACCTCGGTGGATGGATGGGTCTGGCGCTGGCCGTGAAAACCGCCGGCACCCTGGAGCAGCAGCAAGCCGCGATCGACAACTGGCGCGCCCAAAACCCCAAGCACCCGGCCGCCGTCCAGCTGCCCCTGCCACTGACCAAACTCAAGGAGCTGGCCAGCCAGCCCCTGGGCAAGATCGCCCTGCTGCTGCCGCAAGACGGCCCGCTGGCATCGGTAGGCAAGGCGCTTCGCGAAGGATTCATGGCTGCTCATTACCAGGCTCAACAAGCCGGTCAGAAGCCGCCGGCCATCGAGTTTTATGACAGCTCGCGCCTGACCTCCCTCGACGAGTTCTATCGCAAGGCCCAGGCCGATGGCGTGCAACTGGTGGTCGGCCCGCTGGAAAAGCCGCTGGTCAAACAGTTGAGCGCTCGTCCACAGCTGCCGATCACGACCCTGGCACTGAATTACAGTGAAGGCGAACAAGGTCCGGCCCAGCTGTTCCAGTTTGGTCTTGCCGCTGAAGACGAAGCTCGCGAAGTGTCCCGCCGCGCTCGCGCCGACGGCCTGCATCGCGCCGCCATCATGGTGCCGAAAGGCGAATGGGGCGACCGCGTACTGAGAGCGTTCAGCCAGGATTGGCAAGCCAACGGCGGCAGCATCGTTGCCACCGAACGCGTTGACCAACCGGTGCAACTGGCCCAGCAGATCGCCGACATGTTCCAGCTGCGCCAGAGCGAAGGCCGCGCCAAGAGCCTGCAAAGCACTGTTGGTTCGCAGGTAGCCGCTCAGCCGTCGCGCCGCCAGGACATCGAGTTCATCTTCCTGGCCGCCACGCCTCAGCAAGCCCAGCAGATCAAACCGACCCTGAACTTCCAGTACGCCGGTGATGTGCCGGTCTACGCCACGTCCCACGTGTTCAGTGCCAGCGGCGACGTCAACCAGTACAACGACATGAACGGCGTTCGCTTTTGCGAAACCCCATGGTTGCTGGATGCCAACGATCCACTGCGTAAGCAAGTGACAGCACAATGGCCACAAGCCGGCGGCAGCCTGGGTCGCCTGTATGCGATGGGCGTCGATGCCTATCGCCTGGCTCCACGCCTGGGGCAACTCAAGGCGTTGCCGGACAGCCGCATCGAAGGTCAATCGGGCAGCCTGGGCATGACTCAGAACCAACGCGTGGTGCGCCAGTTGCCATGGGCCCAGTTCGTCAACGGCCAGGTTCAACGCCTGCCGGATACTCCGCACTGATGCCTGACAGGTCACGCCAGCAAAGCGGTAAAGATGCCGAGCGCCATGCGCTCGAGCATCTTCAACAACAGGGTCTGCGCCTGCTGGCGCAGAACTGGTTGTGTAAACGTGGCGAGCTTGATCTGGTCATGCTTGATGGCGATACAGTAGTATTCGTTGAAGTTCGCTACAGAAAAAACACTCAATGGGGTGGCGCGCTCGATAGCATC
Proteins encoded in this window:
- a CDS encoding YraN family protein yields the protein MPDRSRQQSGKDAERHALEHLQQQGLRLLAQNWLCKRGELDLVMLDGDTVVFVEVRYRKNTQWGGALDSIDERKRQKLIFAAQYFLQRESRWANSPCRFDVVAIDSNHDQLNWLQNAFDS
- a CDS encoding peptidoglycan D,D-transpeptidase FtsI family protein, with the translated sequence MKLEGAMFPWRFRLVVGLLGVMVAAICWRIIDLQVVDRAFLKGQGDARSVRHIPIPAHRGLITDRNGEPLAVSTPVTTLWANAKEMQLAKEKWPALAAALGQDPKALAERLEAQANKEFIYLVRGLTPEQGQSVLDLKVPGVYGIEEFRRFYPAGEVTAHMVGFTDIDDHGREGVELAYDEWLAGVAGKRQVIKDRRGRLIKDVQVTKNAKAGKPLALSIDLRLQYLANRELRNAIIENGAKAGSLVIMDVKTGEILAMVNQPTYNPNNRRNLQPAMMRNRAMIDVFEPGSTMKAISMSAAIETGRWKPTDTVEVYPGTLQIGKYTIKDVSKSEGPVLDLTGILINSSNVGMSKVAFDIGGETIFRLAQKVGLGQDTGLGFPGERVGNLPNYREWRKAETATLSYGYGISVTAIQLVHAFSALANNGRLAPLTLIKTDKAPQTTQVLPEAVAKTMQTMLQQVIEAPRGVFRAQVPAYHVGGKSGTARKTSVGTKGYAENSYRSLFAGFGPMSDPRYAIVVVIDEPTKAGYFGGLVSAPVFSKVMSGTLRLMNITPDNLPPVQQANATPVVPLKANGGRG
- the rsmI gene encoding 16S rRNA (cytidine(1402)-2'-O)-methyltransferase, whose product is MAAFTDHEVCALTAPGALNSAAGSLYVVATPIGNLDDISARALKILRDVALIAAEDTRHSQRLMQHFGIPTPLAACHEHNERDEGSRFITRLLAGDDVALISDAGTPLISDPGYHLVRQARAAGINVVPVPGACALIAALSAAGLPSDRFIFEGFLPAKAVGRRARLELVKEEPRTLIFYEAPHRILECLQDMELVFGPERPALLARELTKTFETLKGLPLAELREFVESDSNQQRGECVVLVAGWSAPETEDAVSSEAMRILNLLLEEMPLKRAAALAAQITGERKNVLYQVALDKQKGE
- the mraY gene encoding phospho-N-acetylmuramoyl-pentapeptide-transferase codes for the protein MLLLLAEYLQQFYKGFAVFQYLTLRGILGVLTALVLSLCYGPWMIRTLQNRQIGQSVRNDGPQSHLSKSGTPTMGGALILSSIGVSTLLWADLSNRYVWTVLLVTLLFGAIGWVDDYRKVIEKNSKGLPSRWKYFWQSVFGLGAAIFLYMTAATPVETTLILPMLKDYSIPLGAGFIVLTYFVIVGSSNAVNLTDGLDGLAIMPTVMVGGGLGIFCYLSGNVKFAEYLLIPYVPGAGELIVFCGALIGAGLGFLWFNTYPAQVFMGDVGALALGAALGTIAVIVRQEIVLFIMGGVFVMETLSVVIQVASFKLTGRRVFRMAPIHHHFELKGWPEPRVIVRFWIITVILVLVGLATLKLR
- the ftsL gene encoding cell division protein FtsL gives rise to the protein MSKLFAKPLPGGSFFMLLLFVGVLVSAIGVSYSAHWNRQLLNSLYNELSVRDKAQAEWGRLILEQSTWTAHSRIEVLATEQLKMHIPGAADVQMVAP
- the rsmH gene encoding 16S rRNA (cytosine(1402)-N(4))-methyltransferase RsmH, giving the protein MTIDSGFNHITVLLDEAVEALAVRPDGCYLDGTFGRGGHSRLILSQLGPEGRLLGFDKDPQAIATGQTLAAEDGRFVVVQRSFAELGSEVAERGLAGKVSGVLLDLGVSSPQLDDPERGFSFLNDGPLDMRMDPSRGISAAEFVNTAPVEEIARVFKEYGEERFSGRMARAVAERRDIKPFERTGDLAEVLKVANPAWEKGKNPATRAFQGLRIHVNNELGDLEAGLEAALECLEIGGRLVVISFHSLEDRIVKLFMRKLVKGEADNLPRNLPVRHVAFEPKIKVHGKAQSASEAELKANPRSRSAVMRVAEKLR
- a CDS encoding UDP-N-acetylmuramoyl-tripeptide--D-alanyl-D-alanine ligase; the protein is MLKHLKLSELTGALNGQLSASDATFDGVSIDSRAIKPGQLFIALTGPRFDGHDYLNDVASKGAVGALVEREVADSTLPQLQVKDTRQALGQLGAMNRAAFTHPVAAITGSSGKTTVKEMLASILRTRGPVLATRGNLNNDLGVPLTLLELAPEHTAAVIELGASRLGEIAYTVGMTKPHVAVLNNAGTAHVGEFGGPEKIVEAKGEIIEGLAADGVAVLNLDDKAFDIWKTRAAGRKVLTFALSNVSADFYASDLDRDARGCPAFNLHTPDGVERVQLNLLGTHNVANAMAAAAAAHALGVSLFGIATGLGAVQPVKGRTVAQLATNGMRVIDDTYNANPTSMCAAVDILAGFSGRTVLVLGDIGELGDWAEQGHRDVGEYARGKVSALYAVGPNMVHAVNAFGEQAYHFTTQAELIKALGAEQDTNTTILIKGSRSAAMENIVAALCGTSLEKH
- a CDS encoding UDP-N-acetylmuramoyl-L-alanyl-D-glutamate--2,6-diaminopimelate ligase; protein product: MSLSLNKIFAHAGRDLLIRELALDSRNVRAGDLFLAVPGGKFDGRAHITDALQRGAAAVAYEVEGSTVLPITDVPMIPVKGLAAQLSDIAGRFYGDPSRHLNLVGVTGTNGKTSVTQLVAQALDLLGQHCGIVGTLGSGFYGALESGLHTTPNPIAVQATLADLKKAGAKAVAMEVSSHGLDQGRVTALAFDVAVMTNLSRDHLDYHGTMEAYGEAKAKLFAWNDLKCRVVNLDDDFGRQLAAEKRESRLITYSLLDSSAYLYCREAQFDDEGVRATLVTPQGEHHLRSTLLGRFNLSNVLAAVGALLGLDYALDEILKVLPKLEGPAGRMQRLGGGTQPLVVVDYAHTPDALEKVLMALRPHAKGRLLCLFGCGGDRDRGKRPLMAEVVERLADGVLVTDDNPRTEDPAVIFDDIRAGFTDVDKVTFVAGRGQAIAQLIASASADDVIVLAGKGHEDYQEINGQRHDFSDLVEADHALTAWEVAHA
- a CDS encoding penicillin-binding protein activator; the protein is MIACLRLFTALCLAALLAACASSPSSSLGELPRTPDASIEQLLDQAAKSKTPEQAALLRLSAADLAYRQGNAGQSAQILQQVPVEQLKPGQQVFASTLAAELAMVRNQPKAALTALSHPSLQRLGELPVEQQVRTGTVHARALEADGQTLAAARERIFIAPMLSGEAASKNHEAIWTLIASLPTDQLQPTTNDDLGGWMGLALAVKTAGTLEQQQAAIDNWRAQNPKHPAAVQLPLPLTKLKELASQPLGKIALLLPQDGPLASVGKALREGFMAAHYQAQQAGQKPPAIEFYDSSRLTSLDEFYRKAQADGVQLVVGPLEKPLVKQLSARPQLPITTLALNYSEGEQGPAQLFQFGLAAEDEAREVSRRARADGLHRAAIMVPKGEWGDRVLRAFSQDWQANGGSIVATERVDQPVQLAQQIADMFQLRQSEGRAKSLQSTVGSQVAAQPSRRQDIEFIFLAATPQQAQQIKPTLNFQYAGDVPVYATSHVFSASGDVNQYNDMNGVRFCETPWLLDANDPLRKQVTAQWPQAGGSLGRLYAMGVDAYRLAPRLGQLKALPDSRIEGQSGSLGMTQNQRVVRQLPWAQFVNGQVQRLPDTPH
- the mraZ gene encoding division/cell wall cluster transcriptional repressor MraZ; translation: MFRGANAISLDAKGRLAMPSRYRDELVSRSSGQLIVTIDAVDPCLCVYPLDEWEIIETKLRALPSLREENRRLQRLLIGNAVDLELDGSGRFLVPPRLREYARLDKRAMLVGQLNKFQLWDEDAWDAVSAADLAAIQQPGAMPDELRDLIL